The Opitutales bacterium ASA1 genome window below encodes:
- a CDS encoding acetate kinase has product MSVPSTTIASADGAQDPALADPRPAVLIVNCGSSSVKFALIGTRRETLILSGLAERLGSPQARMTWKAGDAKFTKELPDADLVVALHEMIGILPGNVRVVAVGHRVVHGAEAFSHSVRIDADVLAGIERCNDLAPLHNPANLAGIRAAQKVFPGIPQVAVFDTAFHSTLPPRAFLYAVPYDWYTTDGVRRYGFHGTSHRFVAGEAARRLGRPLEALGLITAHLGNGCSAAAVEGGHSVDTTMGISPLEGLVMGTRSGDIDPSLHEYMAARRGWNLARIMQSLNRESGLLGVSGVSNDMRTLVEAATGGSDRAQLAIDVFAYRLAKSVSALSAALSRLDAIVFTGGIGEHSAYVRARTAEHLKVLGVDLDPALNERHGEPLTGRISRPGTRTCLVVPTNEELMIARETLQVVQSQS; this is encoded by the coding sequence ATGTCCGTCCCTTCGACCACCATCGCGTCCGCCGACGGCGCGCAGGATCCCGCTCTCGCCGACCCGCGCCCGGCCGTCCTGATCGTCAATTGCGGCAGCTCGTCCGTGAAGTTCGCTCTCATCGGCACGCGGCGCGAGACGCTCATCCTTTCCGGCTTGGCCGAACGGCTCGGCTCGCCGCAGGCCCGCATGACGTGGAAGGCCGGCGATGCGAAGTTCACCAAGGAACTGCCCGATGCGGATCTCGTCGTCGCCTTGCACGAGATGATCGGGATCCTACCCGGCAACGTCCGCGTCGTCGCCGTCGGTCATCGCGTCGTGCATGGCGCCGAGGCGTTTTCGCACAGCGTGCGGATCGATGCCGACGTCCTCGCCGGCATCGAGCGCTGCAACGACCTCGCCCCGTTGCACAACCCCGCGAATCTCGCCGGGATCCGCGCCGCGCAGAAGGTGTTTCCCGGCATTCCGCAGGTCGCGGTCTTCGACACGGCGTTTCACTCCACGCTGCCGCCGCGCGCGTTTCTCTACGCGGTGCCTTACGATTGGTACACGACCGACGGCGTACGCCGTTACGGTTTCCACGGCACGAGCCATCGCTTCGTCGCGGGCGAGGCGGCACGGCGACTCGGCCGACCGCTGGAGGCACTCGGCCTGATCACCGCGCATCTCGGCAACGGCTGCAGCGCCGCCGCCGTCGAGGGCGGGCACAGCGTCGACACCACGATGGGTATCTCGCCGCTCGAGGGACTCGTGATGGGCACGCGCAGTGGCGACATCGATCCGAGTCTGCACGAGTACATGGCCGCGCGCCGTGGTTGGAATCTCGCGCGCATCATGCAGTCGCTCAACCGCGAGAGCGGCCTGCTCGGCGTCTCCGGGGTGAGCAACGACATGCGCACGCTCGTAGAGGCCGCGACCGGCGGCAGCGACCGCGCCCAGCTCGCCATCGATGTGTTCGCCTATCGGCTCGCCAAATCCGTCTCCGCCCTGTCCGCCGCGCTCTCGAGGCTCGACGCCATCGTCTTCACCGGCGGCATCGGCGAACACTCGGCCTACGTGCGGGCGCGCACGGCGGAGCACTTGAAGGTGCTCGGCGTCGATCTCGATCCCGCGCTCAACGAGCGCCACGGCGAGCCGCTCACGGGCCGCATCTCGCGCCCCGGCACACGCACCTGCCTCGTGGTGCCGACCAACGAGGAACTGATGATCGCCCGCGAAACCCTCCAAGTCGTCCAGTCGCAGTCATGA